The following proteins are encoded in a genomic region of Triticum dicoccoides isolate Atlit2015 ecotype Zavitan chromosome 1B, WEW_v2.0, whole genome shotgun sequence:
- the LOC119350601 gene encoding uncharacterized protein LOC119350601 yields the protein MELSREDKEVCFRGPLTVPIPHSRQPRALEPERHVGVGRDGAGSPPEPPPARHHLCQLRRAHPAPPGCRGRHRPAGGPPPAGPDYGAPVRERHRTGAAPRVTFPTVSVQLNVTFLLVVRVRNPNPASFRYSEAATTLLYRGAPVGSAVVPAGTVPSRGTTTMRLGMTVQADKVVEAAGIGGLLGDVLAGEMEFEARTDVKGRVTFLGFVKRNAQGRSACRIAIGVPDVKVRRQECHNEARL from the exons ATGGAGCTGTCGAGAGAGGATAAGGAAG TATGTTTTCGCGGCCCTCTCACTGTGCCCATACCACACTCACGCCAACCGCGAGCATTAGAGCCTGAGAGGCATGTCGGGGTCGGGCGAGATGGCGCCGGCAGCCCGCCAGAGCCGCCGCCGGCGCGTCATCATCTGTGCCAGCTTCGCCGTGCTCATCCTGCTCCTCCTGGCTGCCGTGGCCGCCATCGTCCTGCTGGCGGTCCTCCGCCCGCGGGACCCGACTACGGAGCTCCTGTCCGCGAACGCCACCgcaccggcgccgccccgcgcGTGACGTTCCCCACCGTCTCCGTCCAGCTCAATGTCACCTTCCTCCTCGTGGTGCGCGTGCGCAACCCGAACCCGGCCTCGTTCCGGTACAGCGAGGCCGCCACGACGCTCCTCTACCGGGGCGCCCCCGTGGGCAGCGCCGTCGTCCCTGCCGGCACCGTGCCGAGCCGCGGCACAACGACCATGCGGCTGGGCATGACGGTGCAGGCCGACAAGGTGGTTGAGGCGGCCGGGATCGGGGGGCTGCTCGGCGACGTGCTCGCCGGGGAGATGGAGTTCGAGGCGAGGACGGACGTGAAGGGCCGGGTGACGTTCCTCGGGTTCGTGAAGCGGAACGCCCAGGGGAGGTCGGCGTGCCGCATCGCCATCGGCGTCCCCGACGTCAAGGTCCGGCGGCAGGAGTGCCACAACGAGGCCAGGCTGTGA